Below is a window of Bacillota bacterium DNA.
GCCAGGCCGTCGTGGTATCGGCCACCGGCCAATCCGTGGGCATGATCGACCACAACAGGCTGGTCGTGAAGATGTTCGAGCGGATGGAGAGCATCCAGGACGAGCTCCGCGTCGTGCTGGACTCCACCACTAACGGGATCATCGCCGTGGACGCCGACTGCAGGATAATCCTGTTCAATTCGACGGCGGGGAAGCTCTCGGGGAAGAGTCCCGCGGAGGCTATCAACAGGCACGTAGCGGACGTCCTGCACAACTCGCGTCTCCCCGACGTCGTTGCCACCGGCAAGGCGGAGATCGGCCAGAAGTTCCATATCGGCAACTCGCTGGTCATTTCAAACCGCACACCGGTCATCAAGAACGGCAAGGTGATCGGCGCGATCGCGGTATTCCAGGACGTGACCGAGCTACAGAAAATCATCGAGGAACTGAGCGACGTCAAGAACCACGCCCAGACGCTGGAGACCATCCTCGAGATCGCCTACGACGGGATCGTGGTCGTGGACAAGAATGGCGTGGTCAGGATGTTCAACAGGGCGTACGAGGAGTTCCTCGGGATAAGCCGCGATCAGATGATCGGAAGACACGTCACCGAGTGTATCGAGAACACCAGGATGCACATCGTGGTCAAGACGGGCGTCCCCGAGATCGGCTGGGTGCAGAAGATCAAGGGTCAGGAGATGGTCGTCCAGCGCATCCCCATCAAGAAGGACGGGGAGATAATCGGCGCCGTCGGCAAGGTCATGTTCAAGAACGTCAACGAACTGCAAGCGCTGGCCGAGAAGCTCAACTTCGCGGAGAAGCGGCTGGAGTACTACGAGCGCGAGCTCAGCCGGATCAAGGGCGCCCGGTACAGCCTCGACGACATCGTCGGGGAGTCCGAGGCAGTGGTCAAGATCAAGGGACTGGCGCTCAAGGTGGCCCGCGGGAGCTCGACGGTGCTCATACGCGGCGAGAGCGGCACCGGAAAGGAGATTCTCGCCCACGGGATTCACAGCGCAAGCCCCCGCGCGCACCGCCCGTTCATCCAGATAAACTGCGCCGCCATTCCCAAGGAGCTGCTCGAGTCGGAGCTGTTCGGCTACGAGGCGGGC
It encodes the following:
- a CDS encoding sigma-54-dependent Fis family transcriptional regulator, giving the protein MLRTWTAKDVMDPIALTIGADETVKAALSAIDRVGAPGAPVVSTAGNVVGTIDRERLAAAAQGLPLGRVGDVCHRDIFCVQSNAMVEDWIHEANRQAVVVSATGQSVGMIDHNRLVVKMFERMESIQDELRVVLDSTTNGIIAVDADCRIILFNSTAGKLSGKSPAEAINRHVADVLHNSRLPDVVATGKAEIGQKFHIGNSLVISNRTPVIKNGKVIGAIAVFQDVTELQKIIEELSDVKNHAQTLETILEIAYDGIVVVDKNGVVRMFNRAYEEFLGISRDQMIGRHVTECIENTRMHIVVKTGVPEIGWVQKIKGQEMVVQRIPIKKDGEIIGAVGKVMFKNVNELQALAEKLNFAEKRLEYYERELSRIKGARYSLDDIVGESEAVVKIKGLALKVARGSSTVLIRGESGTGKEILAHGIHSASPRAHRPFIQINCAAIPKELLESELFGYEAGAFTGARKGGKPGRFELAAGGTIFLDEIGDMPIDMQAKVLRVLQEKEIQRVGGVDTVPVDVRLVAATNKNLEKMIAEGQFREDLYYRLNIVSLVIPPLRDRAGDIPILVECILNRLGSQMGLPRKTVSPEAMKSLVNYQWPGNVRELINVLERMINTVDEPVILPSHLPFQIAGSASSPRVNGGSITLRSIMEQAERQAIAEALKACKGNRVRASNLLGIPRSALYTKMARYGLK